Within the Cetobacterium somerae ATCC BAA-474 genome, the region GACCAAAGTCGATTATAAATGACACAACAATGATTATTACGTTACTTTCAAATAATGATTATACAAGAAAATATGAATTAGATTTATTAAAAGAGATGTATGGTGAAAATAAAAAGAAAGTTTTAGTAACTTTAGATATGAAAAATTCAGATGAAGCCAGAAAAAATTCACATTACTACTATACATTTAATAATGATGACAACAATGCAGAAGATGTATTCAATATGTTTAGTTATATATATTTTGCTCAATTATTTGCATTTTATAAATCAAAAAGTTTTGGAATAAATCCAGATAATCCGTGTCCAACAGGAGAAGTAAACAGAGTTGTACAAGGTGTTATAATATACGATTATAAGGGGGAATCACAATGTTAGTTTCAACAAACCAAATGTTATTAGATGCACAAAAAGGAGGGTATGCAGTACCAGCTTTTAATATTCATAATTTAGAGACAATTCAGGTGGTGGTAGATACAGCAAACGAGTTAAAATCACCAGTTATATTAGCAGCAACACCAAGTACAGTTAAATATGCAGGTATTGAGTATCTGATAAAAATGATAGAGACAGCAAGTGAAAAGTATGATATACCAATAGCGTTTCATTTAGATCATCATGAAGATGTAAATAGTATAAAAGAAGCTATTTTATTAGGATGTAAGTCAGTTATGATTGATGCATCACATCATCCCTTTGAAGAGAATATAAAAATAGTAAAAGAAGTTGTAGATTTTGCTCATAGATATGATGTAAGTGTAGAGGCAGAATTAGGAAAATTAGTAGGGCAAGAGGATGATTTAATAGTTGATGAATCACAGTCTTCATATACAGATCCTAAATTAGCTAAAGAGTTTGTTGAAAGAACTGGGGTAAATTCACTAGCGGTAGCTATAGGAACAGCTCATGGATTATATAAAAATGAACCAAAATTAGATTATGATAGATTAAAAGAGATAAAAAAATTAGTGGATATACCATTAGTTTTACATGGAGCATCAGGAGTACCTTTTGACTCAGTTAGGACAACAATAGAAGATGGAATTTGTAAAGTTAATATTGCAACAGAATTAAAAATACCATTCGCAGAGAGTTTAAAAGAATTTTTCTTAAAAAATCCAAATGAAAGCGATCCGAGAAAATATTTAATTCCAGCAAAAGAAGCTATGAAAAAGGTTGTTGTAGATAAGATAATTATGTGTAAAAGTGATAATAGAGGATAATTATGATATTAACAATAACTTTAAATCCTGCAATTGACATAAGATATGAAATAGATAATTTTGAAATAAATAGTATTTTTAGAGGAAAAGCATCTAAAACAGCTGGTGGAAAAGGATTGAATGTTTCAAGAGTTTTAAGATTACTTGGAGAAAATGTTGAAGCAAGTGGTTTTTTAGGTGGGAATAGTGGTGATTGGATAAGTAGTAAAATAGAAAGTATAGGAATCAAAGATAAATTTATAAAAACAGATGCAGAAACAAGAAGTTGTATTGCTATATTAGGAAAAGGAACACAAACTGAAATATTAGAACCAGGAGAAAAAGTTTCAACAAATTATATTGATAAATTTTTAGAGTTTTTTAAAAATAATTTTGATAGATTTGAAACAATATGTATTAGTGGAAGCGCTCCTCAAGGAGTTCAAGATGATATCTATAAAGTTTTATGTGAGATAGCTAATAATAAAAAGGTGATACTTGATACAAGTGGTAAATTTTTATTAAAAGGCATTGAAGGTAATCCATATCTTATAAAACCTAATAAAGAAGAGCTAGAAGGAATGTTAGGAAGGGAACTATTAACTTTTTCAGAACTTTTAGAAGGTGCTAAAGAGATAAAAAATAGAGGATGCAAAAATCTATTGGTTTCTTTAGGGAAAGATGGGGCTATCTTTATTGATGAGAAAAATGATATTTATAGAGTAAGCATACCTAAGGTAAATATAAAAAATCCTGTAGGGAGTGGTGATTCGACAATTGCTGGATTTGCATATGGTTTAAATGAAAATAAATCACCAGAGGAAACATTAAAGTTAGCAATGGCTTGTGGAATATCTAATGCAATGATGGATGAAACAGGAAATATTGATCTAGATGTTGTTAAGGAATTATTCAATAAAGTAAAAGTAGAAAAAATATAAAAAAGTATCCCTTAGATTTATTCTAAGGGATACTTTTTTAATATTTAATAATTTCAAAAGATATGGTATCGTTATACTTTTTAATAAATCCAGTTTTTCCATAAAGTAAGATATTATCAATTAAATAGCTTTTTTTCTGATTGTTTATATCAATCATTGAGTTAAAAACAATAATTTTATTATTTGGAGTTAAAGTAATCTCAATTGCTTGGGCCTCATAAGAAGGAACAAAAGATCCATCTCCTCTTAAAACCGAAGCTTCTTGGATACTAAGTTCTTTAGAAGATATTATAGTAAACAGTGTTTTACTTTTATTACTTTTTATAGAACTAACCAATTGAAAATTAGAGTTTATTTTATTATATTCAGTAGAAAAAATACTATTTTTTAAATTTAAGTTTAAATTTTTATCAATCCAATACATGAAAAGATTACTATTTTCTCCTTTAATAAAAGCTTTTAGGCCATCAACTGTAGGTTTTTTATCTGGATAAAAATTAAAAATTTGAGAATATTCGTGAGCACCTTCAGTTAAAAATTCATCAATAATAATCCATAAATCATTTTTTAAATATAAAATTTTTCGATTAGTAACAACAGGAGATTCTAAAGAGACATATCCTAAGTGTCCACCTTCTACAAAATCAAAGGTTGTATTAAAAGAGTGGTGTGTATTTAAAGTTAAAGCAGATTCAACAATACCCCATGCTCCATTAAATTTACTAAATGGAAGATTGTCAACGATAGTAGTATTGTGTGCAAAACAACTTTTTAAGAATTCTCGGTCTTTATTACCTTCAACATAAGTAAATCTTCCAGGGTCACTTATAAAATCTTCTCCATTAGAGACTAAATCAAAGTGTAAGTGTTCTCCATGTCCATGTCCACTACCAAGGGCTCCGCATCTAAACCAAAGATAATTACTATTATCTTCAAAAGAATCTCTTAGATAAAAATTTCCACTTTCTTTTAGAGCGATTGAAGTAAAATTAGGCTTTTTAGTTGGTAGTTCTTCATATTTAGAAATATTTGAATCTCCAATATCCCAAATAGATTCAAAGTCTACAAAGTTATAGCCAAAGTATTTTAAATTTTGATCTTTTAAAATATAGGCAGATCGAGTAATAATGTCCCTTAAATCTGTTTCGTCACTATCTCCTTGCATAGGTTGGTTATGATTTGGTTTCTTCATATAAGCATTACTATAAGCTAGTTTTCTTATACTAGATAGAATAAAACTAGGTGTATCTAAATTTAATTTTTCAAAATCAAAAGCAATATCAAGAAGACAATTTAAAACCTCGTTGTGATACATAGGAGATTGTTCCCAATGGACTCCATCAGGTAAGATTTGAATTTTACATTGATATTCCAAACGTTCTAATGCAATAGTTAAGTATTGGCTTAAAATAGAGTGTTGTTCTTGATAATTTAAAGCCAGAGATATTAATCCACA harbors:
- a CDS encoding tagatose bisphosphate family class II aldolase, translating into MLVSTNQMLLDAQKGGYAVPAFNIHNLETIQVVVDTANELKSPVILAATPSTVKYAGIEYLIKMIETASEKYDIPIAFHLDHHEDVNSIKEAILLGCKSVMIDASHHPFEENIKIVKEVVDFAHRYDVSVEAELGKLVGQEDDLIVDESQSSYTDPKLAKEFVERTGVNSLAVAIGTAHGLYKNEPKLDYDRLKEIKKLVDIPLVLHGASGVPFDSVRTTIEDGICKVNIATELKIPFAESLKEFFLKNPNESDPRKYLIPAKEAMKKVVVDKIIMCKSDNRG
- a CDS encoding 1-phosphofructokinase family hexose kinase, which produces MILTITLNPAIDIRYEIDNFEINSIFRGKASKTAGGKGLNVSRVLRLLGENVEASGFLGGNSGDWISSKIESIGIKDKFIKTDAETRSCIAILGKGTQTEILEPGEKVSTNYIDKFLEFFKNNFDRFETICISGSAPQGVQDDIYKVLCEIANNKKVILDTSGKFLLKGIEGNPYLIKPNKEELEGMLGRELLTFSELLEGAKEIKNRGCKNLLVSLGKDGAIFIDEKNDIYRVSIPKVNIKNPVGSGDSTIAGFAYGLNENKSPEETLKLAMACGISNAMMDETGNIDLDVVKELFNKVKVEKI
- a CDS encoding alginate lyase family protein, with product MKNKLFKENSKKIIETCDLLCKNTFIFNHKWDMEVCKIPYTFSEEIIWNKIPFEDPEWTFMLNRHKFWVYLAKAYALTSEEKYFDTFISQVNSWIDTVDVFKDEYFNCSRTIEIGIRCLNWIKAIKIFKNSSCNLNFIENKMIESLLYQCELLIKTYDDFRTLSNWGVMQNCGLISLALNYQEQHSILSQYLTIALERLEYQCKIQILPDGVHWEQSPMYHNEVLNCLLDIAFDFEKLNLDTPSFILSSIRKLAYSNAYMKKPNHNQPMQGDSDETDLRDIITRSAYILKDQNLKYFGYNFVDFESIWDIGDSNISKYEELPTKKPNFTSIALKESGNFYLRDSFEDNSNYLWFRCGALGSGHGHGEHLHFDLVSNGEDFISDPGRFTYVEGNKDREFLKSCFAHNTTIVDNLPFSKFNGAWGIVESALTLNTHHSFNTTFDFVEGGHLGYVSLESPVVTNRKILYLKNDLWIIIDEFLTEGAHEYSQIFNFYPDKKPTVDGLKAFIKGENSNLFMYWIDKNLNLNLKNSIFSTEYNKINSNFQLVSSIKSNKSKTLFTIISSKELSIQEASVLRGDGSFVPSYEAQAIEITLTPNNKIIVFNSMIDINNQKKSYLIDNILLYGKTGFIKKYNDTISFEIIKY